The following DNA comes from Winogradskyella sp. PG-2.
GCCAATGCTCTCAATGCCTTCATGTGAGAATTATATGCAAACTCATCTTGATCCTCTCGAGATACGTTGAATTGGTTAGCAACAGCTTCTGCTGTATTACCCATTCCCCAATAATAATCCTCATGACCAGCTTTTACAATAGCATCGTAGTTTAATTCTGGTTTAAAACCAGTCATAGGTACACTACTCATACTTTCTGCTCCTCCAGCAATTATACAATCGGCCATTCCTGCTTGGATTTTTGCCGTAGCCATTCCGATAGTTTCTACTCCAGAAGAGCAAAAACGATTTACTGTTACACCAGGAACATCAATTACTTCTAATCCCATTAAAGAGATTAAACGTGCCATATTAAGCCCTTGTGAACCTTCTGGCATGGCGTTACCAACGATAACATCGTCAATTCGTTTTGGATCTAAATTTGGCAATTCTTTCATCATATGTTTGATGGTTTCTGCTGCCAATTCATCTGTTCTTTTAAAACGGAATACACCCTTTGGCGCTTTGCCAACTGCCGTTCTATATGCTTTTACTATATATGCTGTTTTCATTTTCTTAGTTTCTTAAAGGTTTACCTTTCGTTAACATGTGCTGTATTCTCTCTAAAGTTTTACGCTCAGTACATAAAGACAAGAACGCTTCTCGTTCAAGATCCAATAAATATTGTTCACTAACTAGAGTTGGTTCAGACAAATCTCCTCCAGCCATAACGTAGGCTAGTTTATTTGCAATTTTCATGTCGTGCTCACTGATATATTTAGAATCTTTCATAGAATCTGTACCAACTAAGAACATTCCTAATGCTTGTTTACCTAATACTTTTACATCAGTTCGTTTTACAGGTTGAGTATAACCCATATCTGCCATAAGTTTGGCATGTTGTTTTGCAACTGCTATTTGACGATCCTTATTAACAACTACGATATCTTTTCCTTTTTGAAGAATCCCTAAATCATACGCTTCATATGCAGAAGTTGCTACTTTGGCCATTCCTATAGTTAAGAAGTATTCTTGAAGCGTGTTTAATTGCACATCTCCTTTTTTAAAGGTATCTGATGCTCTTAAAGCCATTTCTTTAGAACCTCCACCACCAGGAATTACACCAACACCAAACTCTACAAGTCCAATGTATGTCTCAGCGGCTGCAACGACTTTGTCTGCATGCATTGATAATTCACAAGCTCCACCTAAAGACATTCCGTGAGGCGCAGCAACTGTTGGAATAGAAGAATAACGCATTCTCATCATTGAATCTTGAAAGAATTTAATGGCCATATTAAGCTCATCGTATTCTTGTTCGGCTGCCATCATAAATATCATGCCTATGTTTGCACCAACAGAAAAATTATCTGCTTGGTTACCAACAACTAATCCGGCGAAATCTTTTTCAGCAATATCAATCGCTTTATTTAAACCTGTTAATACATCACCACCAATAGTGTTCATTTTAGATCGGAATTCTACATTAAGGATTCCATCTCCTAAATCTTCAACTACAACTCCAGAATTCTTGTAGACTTCAGTTGTTTTTCTAATATTATCTAATATGATAAAGCTGTCTTGACCTGGAATCTTTTCTTGAGATTTCTTTGGAATATCATAGGTATAAGTTGCACCATCTTTCACAGTGTAAAATGAAGTACTACCTGATGCTAACATTTCTGTCACCCAAGCGCTAGGTTCTATGCCTTCAGTCTTCATCATTTCAATTCCTTTTTCAACTCCGATAGCGTCCCAAATTTGGAAAGGACCGTGTCCCCAACCAAATCCTGCTTTCATTGCATCATCAATTTTATATAAGTCTTCTGTAATCTCAGGAATACGATTAGATACGTAAGCAAATAAAGCGGAAAGATGCTTTCTATAGAATTCCCCAGCTTTATCTTTTCCTTTTACTAATACTTTAAAACGATCAGCAACATTATCAATTGTTTTTGTTAGTTCTAGCGTAGCAAATTTTGCACGCATTTTAGATCTATACTCTAAAGTGTTTAAGTCTAGGGAAAGAATTTCCTTTTTGCCTTCTACAGAAATCGATTTTTTATAAAAACCTTGACCTGTTTTACTTCCTAACCACTTATTTTCCAGCATCGTATTGATGAAATCTGGGATATTAAATAAGTCTAACTGCTCATCATTAGGACAATTATCTTTTATTCCATTAGCAACATGAACTAACGTGTCTAAACCAACAACATCTACTGTACGGAAGGTAGCCGATTTAGGGCGACCTATTACTGGGCCAGATAACTTATCAACTTCCTCGATGGTAAGATTTAATTCCTTAACCACATGAAAGACATTCATTATACTGAAAATACCTATTCTATTTCCAATAAAGGCTGGTGTGTCTTTAGCAACAACCGAAGTTTTTCCCAAGAATTGTTCACCATAACCATTTAAAAATTCTAATACTGAAGCATCAGTTTTAGGTCCAGGTATGATTTCGAATAACTTTAAATATCTCGCAGGATTAAAGAAATGTGTACCACAGAAATGCTTCTGAAAATCTTCACTTCTTCCTTCGCTCATAAACTTAATTGGAATACCAGAAGTGTTCGAAGTAATCAAAGTTCCTGGTGTTCTATATTTTTCTAAATTTTCAAAGACTTGTTGTTTAATGTCTAGACGTTCTACAACAACTTCCATAATCCAATCGACATCCTTTACCTTAGCTATATCGTCTTCAAGGTTTCCAGTTGTTATTTTACTTTTAAACGAATTATGATAGAGTGGTGCAGGTTTTGATTTAATTGATGCAGTAAGTGCATCATTAACTAACCTATTTCTGACAACTTTATCTTCTAAAGTTAAACCCTTAGCTTTTTCCTTATCATTAAGTTCTCTTGGAACAATGTCTAATAACAAGACATCAACACCAATATTTACAAAATGACAAGCTATTCCGCTTCCCATAATACCCGAACCAATAATCGCTATTTTTTTAATTCTACGTTTACTCATCTTACTTTAAAATGTGTTCTTTTTGATTGTATATTTTTTTATTAGAAATCATATTATTAATGACTTCTGCAACTTCATAAAAATGATTTAATTTATCCTCAGAAATATTTTGACGAATCGTATTATTAAAAGTTAATACACGTTCTCTTGAGTACTCTCTTTTTTCTCTACCAAATTCTGTTAGAAAGATTAGTACTCCACGACCATCTTCAGGATTTGGTTTGCGTTCTATTAACCCTTTTTCTTCCATGGTTTTTAAAGTACGAGATAAGCTTGTAGCTTCCATTCCCATTTTTGGACCTAAAGAAGTAGAAGGTGTACCATTTTCTGGATCGATGCTTAATAAAGTAAATCCAGTTGCCATAGTACTGTCGAACTTAGCAGCTTCTTCATTATACATTTTATTAACTGCTAACCATGTGGTTCTCAGTATATAATCAATGGTTTTGTCTTTCATAGCTTTTTGTTGGAACCCAAAGATACTAAAAAATACTATGCATGCATAATAAATTAATGAAATTTTGATGCTTTAGTTGAGAACAAATAAAAAGCGCCACATATTGAGGCGCTTTATTATTTTATTTCTGCTTTTTGCTAAGCTAATTTACCATTTAAAGCTCCTACAACACCTCCTACAGCAGTTGCTAGAAGTATTGAAATAATTATATCTACTCCAAAGCTTTCATAAGTCATACTTGTATCCATACCCATTTTAAATAGGTTAGTAATTAAGCCCATGAAAACACCAATGATAGCTCCAGCTTTTGCTCCTGTAGCTAATGTTGTTATGTGAGCCCACTTATTAAAGATATAAGAAATAAAAAAACCAAAAGTTAAACAGCCTAATAGAATTAATACCATTATTTTAGTTGATTCCTCTGGTTGAGGGAAATAATCTTTAAATAAAATACCGTAGCCATCCTAATAGCCAATATACAATGCCGCCAACTAAGCCGGCAACTACAAAAGTTT
Coding sequences within:
- a CDS encoding 3-hydroxyacyl-CoA dehydrogenase/enoyl-CoA hydratase family protein: MSKRRIKKIAIIGSGIMGSGIACHFVNIGVDVLLLDIVPRELNDKEKAKGLTLEDKVVRNRLVNDALTASIKSKPAPLYHNSFKSKITTGNLEDDIAKVKDVDWIMEVVVERLDIKQQVFENLEKYRTPGTLITSNTSGIPIKFMSEGRSEDFQKHFCGTHFFNPARYLKLFEIIPGPKTDASVLEFLNGYGEQFLGKTSVVAKDTPAFIGNRIGIFSIMNVFHVVKELNLTIEEVDKLSGPVIGRPKSATFRTVDVVGLDTLVHVANGIKDNCPNDEQLDLFNIPDFINTMLENKWLGSKTGQGFYKKSISVEGKKEILSLDLNTLEYRSKMRAKFATLELTKTIDNVADRFKVLVKGKDKAGEFYRKHLSALFAYVSNRIPEITEDLYKIDDAMKAGFGWGHGPFQIWDAIGVEKGIEMMKTEGIEPSAWVTEMLASGSTSFYTVKDGATYTYDIPKKSQEKIPGQDSFIILDNIRKTTEVYKNSGVVVEDLGDGILNVEFRSKMNTIGGDVLTGLNKAIDIAEKDFAGLVVGNQADNFSVGANIGMIFMMAAEQEYDELNMAIKFFQDSMMRMRYSSIPTVAAPHGMSLGGACELSMHADKVVAAAETYIGLVEFGVGVIPGGGGSKEMALRASDTFKKGDVQLNTLQEYFLTIGMAKVATSAYEAYDLGILQKGKDIVVVNKDRQIAVAKQHAKLMADMGYTQPVKRTDVKVLGKQALGMFLVGTDSMKDSKYISEHDMKIANKLAYVMAGGDLSEPTLVSEQYLLDLEREAFLSLCTERKTLERIQHMLTKGKPLRN
- a CDS encoding MarR family winged helix-turn-helix transcriptional regulator, with protein sequence MKDKTIDYILRTTWLAVNKMYNEEAAKFDSTMATGFTLLSIDPENGTPSTSLGPKMGMEATSLSRTLKTMEEKGLIERKPNPEDGRGVLIFLTEFGREKREYSRERVLTFNNTIRQNISEDKLNHFYEVAEVINNMISNKKIYNQKEHILK